Below is a window of Raphanus sativus cultivar WK10039 unplaced genomic scaffold, ASM80110v3 Scaffold2027, whole genome shotgun sequence DNA.
TTAATCAGCATAAGGATGAAGGGACCACGTTTGAGAACCCACCCTTTTCATCAACCAACGAACAAttacaatacaaaatataggTCGACTGTTTATGGATCTTTGCTCAAATTGAATTTGCACATGCCACACTGAACCCATAAAGATGAGAAAGTGTTTATGTCATACTCAACCAAATATCTAGAGGGATTATTtctgtaaaataatatattttctctaaAGATCTCAATAACTAAGCATTCTGATTTTTCAagtgcaaagaagaagaagagagcaatgcgcaaaatatataaatgttacatgCAACCATAGcatagcattttttttttttgaaacaacatACATAGCTTAGAGTCCAGAAACACCAGACAACATACCAAACAAATCTGATACATAAACGAAAAAGCCCATCAAAAGCCCAAAAACACAAAGCGTACGAAGGTAATGCATTTGAGAGATGATGTTAGTGCTTTGTGTATCTTAAACGATGAAATCGTATGATACTATACTAATGGGCATAAAAGAAGATTTATGATGCAGAAAACGAAACCTTGATAATAAAAGCATTGTTCACATTGATAATAACCAATTCAATTGGCGCGTTTACAAGATTACGTTTCAGATCaaacttaaaaacaaatatatatatataaagacaaACAAAATATTCAATGAGGCAATTCATCGAACAACTTAAACGCAAAATCCTCAAGCTCTCTCGCCTCTGATCCTCCTCGCGAGCTGTATATCCTTAGGCATGATCGTCACCCTCTTCGCGTGTATCGCGCACAGGTTCGTGTCCTCGAACAGCCCAACCAGGTAAGCCTCCGCCGCCTCCTGTAGCGCTGCGACGGCGCTGCTCTGGAACCTCAGATCCGTCTTGAAATCCTGAGCGATCTCGCGGACCAGACGCTGGAACGGGAGCTTGCGGATCAGAAGCTCCGTGCTTTTCTGGTACTTCCTGATCTCTCGCAGCGCCACCGTCCCGGGACGGAACCTGTGCGGCTTCTTCACGCCTCCCGTCGCCGGAGCCGATTTCCTCGCCGCCTTCGTCGCGAGCTGCTTACGCGGTGCCTTTCCTCCGGTGGATTTTCTTGCCGTCTGCTTGGTACGAGCCATTTTCGTTGCGGGTGAAGAAAAGATTCGATTTTTTTGAAGCTATGAGAATTGGTGAGTCtctgagatttgttttataTAGTGAAAGTGTTTCGATGAAGAAGACGGAAGAGTTTGTTTTTGGACCGTTAGATCTTTGATCTTATCAACGGCTACGATTGTTATAAGTTTAGTGATCCGCGTCGTATTTGAATGGACCAATCATATTAGTTTTCTCCAGCGCGCAGCTTTTTTTAGTTTCGTGTCGAGTTTTCAATTTTGGCGCGTGTTCCAGAATTCTAATGTGGCCTTCTGAAACAGTAAAGCCCAGATAGGCCTGTTAATATTTCACATAATACCAGCCCAAAGTATTACGATTGGTATGTTTGCATTTATCTGTTATCGCTATCTTTATGTTGTCATTAGTAAAATTCGATGCAGTCTATGCTAAGAAGCAGGAAGCATGCATGAGTTTCATAAGTTATGCTACCAAGCACGTTAATAAGTATCTAATTAACGTGTTCAGTGATGTAAAAGTAGGGTTAGTATCCATTAAATCTTTTAATGCGCATGTATATTGATTGATGGTAATTAATTAACTGTAAATTTTGATgtttatataagtatattttacattttttggtgtttatataagtattttttaCATTAATAATTCGGTCAATTGTAATTGAGGGTGTTATATTGAAAGATAGATAAATTGCTTAAAAATACAATTCAATGCAGTCTATGCTAGGCAGCATGCATGAGTTTCATAAGTTATGCCACCAACGCACGTTAATAAGTATCTAATTAACGTGTTCAGTGATGTAAAAGTAGGGTTAGTATCCATTAAGACTTTTAATGCGCATGTATATTGATTGATGGTAATTAACTGTAAATTTTGATgtttatataagtatattttacattttttggtgtttatataagtattttttaCCTTAATAATTCGGTCAATTGTAATTGAGGGTGTTATATTGAAAGATAGATAAATTGgttaaaatacaattaattcaaTGCAGTCTATGCTAGGCAGCATGCATGAGTTTCATAAGTTATGCCACCAACGCACGTTAAGATCTAACTGACGTAGTCAGTGATGTAATTAactatcgatcgatggtaattaACTATAATTACAAAAGTACCACTTAAAAAAGTAGGTTAATATCCATTAAAACTTTTAATGCGCATGTATATTGATCGATGGTAATTAACTATagttttttatgtttatactaGGGtaggcccgccctacgggcgggatatacttTACTTTTGAtctaagtttttattttctttatgattttgtGGTTTGTATTTTAGGTTCGCATTTACATGAGATGTGTACGATAATAATTTTTgtcttttagaaaattttaagtGAGAAAAGATTATATGTGATaagatatgttttgttttattacaaTAGTTGTTTATGTTGTCTAAAAAACAATAGTTGTCTTTATATTTAAGAGATGTGACATTGAAATGATGTGGGGACTTCAAATGATCTTTTAGTTATTTCCTTTTACGAAAATTAGATCCTATGTTCGGTGTgttatttatggttttctttttgtaatttgaGTTTAGAAGAATTGGATTGTgagtatttttgtatatatttataagagtAGTTACTTTTTATGTCGAAATCATAGTCTTTCGACATGCTATCGAAGTGGAAACGGTGATTATTTGAAGTTGCATCTATTATTAAAAGTAGAATGTTTATTGAATGCAAAGAAGGTCGTAAAGCAAAGCTaatcaaaataagaaaacattGAAACATGAAAATGTGAAAACTGAGTAATGGTCGATGAGAGACACTTGTTAGTCACCGTAAAACCAATTCCAAGAAGCCCCATCTGTTTATAGTAATAACAATCACTACATTGATTTTCTGGATTGTTGAGATGGCACTTTCTTGGTGGAAGTATAAAGATCATATTAGTTCCATGACACTTTCTTTTTCAATATAGAGACATCGTGTAAGAAATGTTAGGTTGGTATTGagatatactattttattaatttaagttGTTGCTTAGTTAGTTTGTTGTAAgtactttttgttttgaatttttgttgttATGGCATCACCATGATTGAGTTGTTATGTCACTTGAAGCTGAATAATTTATATCCAACAACTAATGTATATGACTCTTTTTAGGTTCTCGCCAGCCGTAAGGCTTTTACGTAATtttcctaaaataaaatttcatctTTGGTGAGAAATTGGCAATCCAAACATTAGTCATCCAGTTGGATTGGAAATGGTGTTCCTCGGGTGAGAATGTTGTTCTTGATGTTCATCGGTCTCATTTCTTAAGTTTATATTGGTCCTATTCGGTTTTGGTAAAATAAGCTGTATTGTTTGTTAGGAACAAATATGAGCATCTCTGAACCATTTATTACTTGGTCTTAAATTTTAAGCATATGATTTCAGATTCTGGGTGGAAAAGATTCATAATGGTTTCTATGTTCTATTCGAACTATATTCAAtgttttttgttacaaaaacagagagaattattttttctaaaacaactaacatgtttaaaaaaaaccTGAAATACATACTTTTTAGATTTCCTTTATCGAAGtgctaaaatttttaaatggttTTCAGAGATGTTAATCCTATTTATagcaaaaaaatatgtatttgttATGCACATttctgtatatttttattagtcaaAAATTGTAGTaaataaatctttatttttaatcattttagtttttatttttaatttttatttgtataggttaagaaaatatttacaaccAAATAAATGGAAGTATAATCTCTTATAATATTTCAACATGACATTAGAATCTACATTTTGATACACCAACACTTATTGATCAATTAGCATCGTTAATTTTCTGTTCTTAGCacaaatttattgttttatttttttattgcttGTTTTTTCTACTATTTTTGAACTCTTAGTTTTGATTATGTACAAATTCTTGGTTGTGGTTTtccaaaaatttgttttaaatttccCTTATCTTGTATTTTGACACCATAAGAAGGCAGAAAGTTGAATAAGAtgcacaatatttttttaaaaactttggCCTGCTTGGTTAGATTCAACGTGAAAAAGCAATAtcataaatattctttttttattttttttggttttatgagtttttcctatgtattattgaaatttatttattttgggttATATTgtgcatttttatattttatgtatttcaaattatttttttatttttatcctttatctgttagtaatttttatttttataagtgttcttttttaattgtgtTTTATCCATCATTTTTCCTTATTAATTTCTAAGAACTTCAGCTTGGTgtctaaaaatagaaaaggtTACGTAAGATTCActcctttttttattttttgttgtctTTGGTTTGATAAACATAAAagcaatataataaatatttttacatttttggttATATGAGTTTTTCTTGTGTATTATTGAAAgttatttatttggtttatattgtgcatttttattatattatgtattttgaattattttatttttatttttatcgtTTATCTGttggtaatttttatttttctatgtgTTGTTAATAGATTTgatctaaataataaaaatattaagttcaaaaaaaaaaagatgataatgtagtttatttttcaaatttttaaagttactATGAAGTATCAAATCGCCGGATAGCTTCTTAATGAAGTGGTAACATGAAAAGCAAGAGTCggagtatattttatgttcgttgcccaaaaaaaagtatatttta
It encodes the following:
- the LOC130505124 gene encoding histone H3.2, with amino-acid sequence MARTKQTARKSTGGKAPRKQLATKAARKSAPATGGVKKPHRFRPGTVALREIRKYQKSTELLIRKLPFQRLVREIAQDFKTDLRFQSSAVAALQEAAEAYLVGLFEDTNLCAIHAKRVTIMPKDIQLARRIRGERA